From the genome of Lutzomyia longipalpis isolate SR_M1_2022 chromosome 2, ASM2433408v1, one region includes:
- the LOC129788794 gene encoding 5-demethoxyubiquinone hydroxylase, mitochondrial isoform X1: MSRVRVPVIVSRRWLHKRPTPMIDEIIRVDHAGELGADRIYAGQMAVLGNSKMGPTIQHMWDQEKEHRRKFEVLINEYRVRPTVMTPFWNVAGFALGAGTALLGEKAAMACTVAVETVIVDHYNDQLRQLMADPKVDQELLATITKFRDEEQEHHDTGIDCGAEQAPFYRALTEAIKLGCKAAIAISKKV; encoded by the exons ATGTCGAGAGTGAGGGTGCCAGTGATTGTGTCCAGGCGGTGGCTCCACAAGAGGCCAACACCCATGATTGATGAAATAATTCGTGTTGATCATGCTGGGGAATTGGGAGCTGATCGTATTTATGCTGGTCAAATGGCTGTTTTGG GAAATTCAAAGATGGGCCCCACAATTCAGCACATGTGGGATCAGGAGAAAGAGCACAGAAGGAAGTTTGAGGTGCTGATTAATGAATACCGCGTACGCCCTACAGTAATGACGCCCTTTTGGAATGTAGCAGGATTCGCTTTGGGCGCAGGAACAGCCCTCCTGGGGGAGAAAGCCGCCATGGCGTGTACTGTGGCCGTTGAGACTGTGATTGTTGATCACTACAATGATCAACTGCGACAGCTGATGGCGGATCCCAAGGTGGATCAAGAGCTCTTGGCTACAATTACAAAATTCCGCGATGAGGAACAAGAGCATCACGACACAGGGATTGATTGTGGGGCAGAACAGGCGCCCTTCTATCGTGCTCTTACAGAAGCAATTAAACTTGGCTGTAAAGCAGCCATTGCGATCTCCAAGAAGGTTTAA